The Drosophila simulans strain w501 chromosome 3R, Prin_Dsim_3.1, whole genome shotgun sequence genome contains the following window.
agtattaaaagTCTGAACGAATGGATACACAGGAATTTTTCGCGATCTGGAagatttcacattttttgttatttatcaCGCTCGTCAGATAATCTTGCAAATTTTCCGCGGCCTTTTTTAAAGAGATTGTCACTCTAGAGGCTTCCTTCCGAAAAGGTTTGTATTCACTCTTTAAAACCTGCTTTTTGAGTTGAGttcttttcatttcgttacttttttctatatatttattgaactCCCTGCCAGTATACTTATCTTGCTCCAAAAACCTAAACCGTTGAAGACATAGTCCTTGATGTTTTTCGAATTTGAGCTTGAAGGAGTCTagtttttgaatttcaatCTGCAACTGATCACCTAACTTCCTGCTTCTGCAGTAGTCATCCCGTACCagttttttggccagattGGATGTTCTTCGGACGGATTGCATCTGAGTCAGTTGGTGCTCTAGTTTATGGCTTGCAAATTTCAGCTGAAGAATATCGGGATGAACTCCATCTACATTcatcaaatatatatgatCATCCTGGCAGGGATGTATGTTTGGGCATTCCTGTATATTGGTACCTAATTCGTAATTGAGTTGATTTACGCGCCGCTTTAAGCGAAATACCTCATCGTAAATATCTTCGAGTTCCAGATTACTTTTCTCGTCTGATTCTTCCAGAACTTCCTCAGCGGACCAGCAATCTTCAGATTGCAAAACACTCTGCTCCATGCAGTGAAACACTTTCTTTGGCCCCGGCTCTGTGAATGCGAACTTTAAGTGCTTTGGTTGTGCCAGTTTCTTATCCTTCGGTTTAgtgttttcaattttactTATTTCTGCTGCCTTGGATATATTACTTATTCCTGCTGCCTTGCACGACAAATTTTGGTCCACTGATTGCAATATTGGTAATGAATTCATCTTGATCCATCCAAATTAACCAATATCCAATTAACTGTGAACTTCAGAACGGAAACAAACTGGGTACACAACGAGCACTTCTAGTGTTTTCAAGTGATCTAACACAAATCTCAATGAAGACTTAGATAAAAGAACGTACTTATCGATCATATGGGTTGGTTAGATCTGATAGATGGTACGGTCTTATATTATATGTAATTTCCCAacggcttttaatttttagtaTTAACTACAACAAATGAACTACAGTATTTAACGCAGATGAGCAAGTTCGCATATGTTGTTATTTAGGTATGGTTCTAGACACTCTGAACTCCACCAAGATGAAAAGAGCTCAGACGCAGTGTTCTCTCAATGGGTTCGCTCACATTATTGAACAGATTTCGCGGAAGGCACACGCTTTCCTTTGCACTGAATGACAGCGGAAAATGAAGtgaaatctaattaaaaccCTTTGCTAAAATCACAATTGTCAGCGAAAGCTCACGCACACCTGCTCGCAAAACTCACGAGCACACAAACACTGACACAGACAGATGGACAGACACCGGCGATTTCCCATACGCAAACAAATAGAGGATCCCGAATCCGATTCCGAGCCCGAGTGGGGCGGTCCTGGCAGGTGAAAAACAGACGTCAGCTGTCCAACTACCCGAATGCGGAATCTGGCGAAAACAGAGCAAAAGTTTTGACCagacaaaaaaaggaaaggcGAACTGTTCTCGGCTTTGGAAGCCTCCACCACTTAGTGATGCCAAAAAGGACCTACGTATGTATGTGAGATCTCATTAGGCTACAAAATGGTATAAACTCCATCGATCAGTTATTAACTAGGAGAATCAAAATATTCAAGATTATACCAATAAACATGCAGGAAAACCAGAACAAATCCAATTTAGACtatgaaatatgttttggATGTCTAAATCACCCATGAAACTCTGTAAACCTATACATCAGTAAAATGgcttaataaaaattatttgacaGTTTCATAATTTGATTGTAAATGATGGTATTCGGTGCTTACAATAAGCTGCTTCACCTTTTTCCTAAGATTTCTGGTTAGGTAAGTGGCATCTCTGATTTGAATCTAGATGCCACTGGGTGTGGGGCAGATAACCTCCAGGAGCGAATAAAACGCGCTGTTGCAcacgaaaaataacaagctGCGTTGGTCAATTCATCGAATGTCGGTCAGGGCTGCCGCCGGGGAGAAGTGGATTGGGCAGTGGGCAATGGGCAGTGGGAAGCCGGAGCCCGGAGGTGGGTCAGACCACCTGGGCGGAGGTTCAAGCAGGGGGTCCATGCAGGGGGCGACATAAAAGTTTCGCACCCAGGCATTTGGCCATCATTGTCCAGCAGAGCCGATGGGCCGGCGTTGCTGTGTttgaattaaaagaaattagtTTAGTTATGCCAATGCTCCCCGGGCTACGCTATTGAGTTATCGGCCAGGCAGGAGTGGGACAACTTGGTGCCGGTGTCAGGAGGCAACTCGGATGGATGAATTGCACTTATTATGCAAGTTTTCCCTTCCAATTTGAGTGTGTGCTTGTCCTGGCGTGCCTGGAatttcagaaaaaaaaataaacgctTTGCGTGTTGCTCTTCTGATGCCGTTTAACCATTATGTGGCATgaatttgccattttcatttaaatgctgcTCTTGGCAGCGAGTCAACTCGTTGGCTTTTTAGCGAATGTTCTGCATTCATAAGCAGCAATCGTATATATCCTGCGGAATGTACTGAAATTGTGGTTGGATTTAGGtctaaaagtataaaaaactagtttttatttgttaggCTCGGAatcaatttaacttttaaaccAAAAACCTTATTTTTGGGAGTAATTTTGTGTGGCTGAAAACCATAGATTTCGCGCTGTTCATTTTCATTCTTAAGTTTTGAAAACAGCAGAGGTGCCATCACCAATGACGAACCAGATTATGCTCATGCTGGTGCCATCGAAATTGATAGTGGAAATATGTGTGCTGAGTGGGATATTTAGGCGCGCCTATCAAACACGAGCACAATAAATCTTCGTCACGGGCCCAAATTGACATTTTACAgccaaaaaccagaaaccaaAGCCACGCAGAGGACAAAGTAAGTTCCACTAGTCCGTGTTCCAGCTGCTTTTTTGCTCCTGCGGCTGCCGCTGTTTCGAAAGCCACTGATATTGTTGTCAACAATGATGGCCCAAAGCATCAGCCACATGTGTGGGAGCCACAGCTCGTCCCTCCTCAAAGTGCCGTCGCACATGGTTGGCAAAGCCAAACCTTTATTGCCACAGCTCCATGGagcaacagcaccaacagAGAAAATTTAATATCTGGCTGGGGCGTGGCCCTATTGGAGCTGGTCCGTTGTCGCTGGCGATCAGAACTCATCGCATTATCCTTTGGCCTGGTGGCGGTTACTCGCTCAAAATAATTGCACACTGCACCGCCAATAAGTTCGTTCGCCCGTTTGATACAGAGAAATTCCTATTCACATTTCACAAACAAAAGTGTTGTACAGAAATAAAACTGCATTCAACTTTTAAAACATACGccatacaaaatatattaacacatttttagaaaaaaatattgttgtttGTATCGTTCTGGTTTTCAGTGTCGTTTTGGAGTCATCTGTCAGTATCCTAATGCAAAAAGCATGAAACCTCAGGCCAGCTGTCAACACAACAAGCAAATTGCCGCGGAAGCATCAGTTTTGAGGCAACTAGACATTTTTGGGAATAAAAAACCCAATCTGTAAGAGTCACTAGAAGtattagtttgtttttaaaaatgagGAGCTCCTTTAATACAAAGTTAGACTTTTAAGtagacaaacaaaattaaccATCGTCTaatttgtgtttcttttgAGGTTGGCTTTGGAACCAAAACTATACAGAGTTGCCAGATACTCATCTTTCCATGCATTATGCCAGAATCTAAAgtcaactttatattttaGAGGATTTGTGTAACGATACTTATGTAAAAATGATACAAAATCCATGAGAAGTGCACGGATTAAAAACTGTATTAACTAACGGACACTACATACGCTTTACGTACActaaactaattaatatttgagtcattttttaattacgtCACCAGAGTTTCGAGGTCTTTATAGCAATCAGAATCCTGGATAAGTTTGTCAAAGTATTCGTTCTATAGTTATTCtaaaaaaaacatgtttttggTAAACGTATTGATTGTTttggtataaataaatatttagtaatatcaaatcaaatctGATTTATTCTCCTGTATTCCAGTTGGTGTTGGTTATAGCAGATTTACAGAAGGACCATCTAAACGAACACAATCGGTTGAGGGAGAAGCATGGAAGTCCGCCTCTGATCTTGGACGATGCACTCTCACAGGGATGCGAAGAATATGCCAAAGTATGTCGTTGGCTAATAACAATGTTTCGCATTCACTCTTTGATTACCTTCCAACAGGTGCTAGCCGCTAATGAAAGGTTAGAGCATTCAAGTTCTGCCGGTCAAAAATATGGTGAAAACTTGTGCATGCGGTCACAAGACCCTCTGCAATGCGTTCAAGACTGGTACGACGAAATCGCGGACTACGACTTTGACAAGCCGCAGTTTGGCATGTCAACGGGCCATTTCACCGCACTCGTTTGGAAGAATGCGAAAAAAATGGGTTTTGGTCAGGCCAAGGACAAAAAGGGTTACTACTGGGTGGTCGCAAGATATTATCCACCAGTCAATGTGAACGGGCAGTTCGAAGAAAATGTTCTTCCGCCAAACAAAGGGTAAGCGAATTAATTACATCTGTAGTTTTTTccttcattttatttcattgcagGGAAGGTGATGAAAATGGTCAAGGCAATTTTAATAGCTTTCAAGTTGACAACATTCCCATCATAGTCATGCTTTGGTTATGCTGGCAATTCGCAAATTGAGGTCCTTATCACTTTGATGTTCTTGTGCGGCAGTTCTTGTAAATTTGTTGTTAAGCAATTTGGAAAACCAATTACTTATATTTTGAGTGTGAATTGAAACTAGTCTATAcccaataataaaattcaccTTTTGGAAGTAAAGTCCGGAAGTTTGGTGCATTTGTAAACGGGCTATTTTTGCCATTGTTAGTTATGTAAAACCATTTTATCTAGTTGCTGCAAATAATTTTAGTTTACCAGGAAGATACCCAAATTGAGGAGTGCTGCCTTCAGACTGGGGTGTATGgcatatacaaaaaatgtttaaatgcatgaaatattttgaattaaaaccAAGACAATGCTATTACTCAGCTGCTAGAAGTGAGAACGCGATATTTCGTAATTTtctggcatatcgatagatattggagaATATAAAGAtagggcgtggcaacatgggtgaacaaacttgcgctgcttctatgtctctagaatctgtatgcttaatcttaaCCTTATAGCTTTTAAAATTCCAGAGATCTCGACatttatacggacggacaggaCCAGATCGACTAGGCTATTGACCCTGATCGAGAATAAATATACTTTGTATGGTCGGAAATATGTTACATACTCCTTAAAGAATCTAGTGAACTCTTTTACGCTaggagtaacgggtataaattgtattaaaatttatatttcttgaaACAGCTATTTCAACAGCTATAGAAATCCGATCCAAGACGACGCAGCACTGGTGGGCGTGTGAGTACATATGTTGGGTTAATTTGAATTCGTGCAATAGGGATATTCAGTTTTTTCACTAGGCTCGTGTTATTCTGGCCTTTTTCTTtccgcatttatttttatcttttttggCAATCAGCATCAGCCGAATGGAATTCCCCATTGACTATGCCGGTGTCAACAAAGTGGCGGGCAAGATTCAAATATGCTCTCTGGGTTGGCTGTTTATACCCTTTAACTACTGCAGATCTCAACCCTTAACAAGTTTTTGATGgccttaaatatatttataaaattatataaattgtacTCATTTTTAAGAATATCACATTATTTTACCACTAAGTCAAACGGGGTTACTTACGCACCTGTTTGGTGTGATACCTACCAAGTACTGAGTATCTCTAAGTCGGTGCAATCAACTAGAGCGCTATTTTATTTCGGCCTCTGTTTCCTACATGTCTGTTTCCAAGTGGAAGTCGATGTCTGGGGCCCAGCAGCTGCCGGGAGCGCATTAAATCCTTAAGCACTCATTATTATTCAATCAGATATGGAGTCGAAtgtctttttgtttggctcttACTTAGCCTCGCTTTCTGGTTGGCTGCGCCGTGCGTGGGCCCACCTAATGACATTCAAATTGCTTCCATCTCTGGTCGGTTTCAATTGGAACACCtttcacaaaaattaatggaaTTATAGATCACACCGTCTGGGGATGCATGTTCCCCAGATATTTCTTTGACGTCTGGTTGAGTGTTAAAAGTAATGAAAGCAGAAATTCTATGCGCATTTGAAAGTTTGAAATTGGTACTCCTCTTAAAGAAAATAGTGTGAAAAATGCGTGTCATTtggaaaactttattttttatgcatacCTTTAATGCGTTTGCTTTTGTGGGCTTAATAACTATCTTTCGAAGGTCCTTCAGTTGGGGCACTTATAAAATACTCCCCGTCACCACTTCATTATGGCTTGGGTTCGACGGATAGCCGAGTTTGTCAACTATTTACAACTTGAACTTGGTCGTAAAATTTATGTACATCGTAAAGGCCGAAAGTTTGAGCGACGCACTGAGAAAATGTTGTGAAATCAAATTTACACACAAACCATCCCTAATGACCTAGCCCACAGACAGAACGGAAACGCGGCGGCGCCACTCCGGAAAAGGACGAAGCCAAGTCGCGGGACGTTGTGTCTCGTTGGCAGGACTTCAGTCGCGGGGCtggaaattgtttaatttcgcCCTCGCTTAATTATCTGCAGTGTGCCGGGTGCTTAAATTATAATGGCGCTGACCTAATTgagtaataattaaaattaagtggatgctaaattgttattaattataaagtgCACGCAAAGATGCCACCAATTTTCATCGATAGCGTGCTGAGGGATACTTAAAGGGCCCGGGCTAGTTTGTTGCAAGTGTCACCAATCGGGAAGTGCTGACTGAAATCTATGGTCCATGCAGACCATTTCAATATTctctttttaatgaaatagcAATGCCGACGAAAAGTTAATTTACTTTTCGCGACGCGTGAtaactttggccaaaaattaaatgcgGTGCTGGCAACTAATGCAATCACACCCTCTATTCAGATTGAGAgactgcagcagttgcagtgacatttcaatataaattattgtcAATGGGAGTGGATAAAATGTCGCATGTAGCCGGAACATGAAAACACCGAACAACAAATAGacgactggctgactggctggtggcagaacaaaaacaagggGAAAACCAGGAAAGAGCGTTATTCATCGTTAAAGCAACTGAAGGCTGGAGCGATGACGACAGCGGCGGACGGCGAGATGGATgtacggggcgtatgcgcaatgcgatatgcaacaaattgctaaacaaatcaaatttattgccAGAACTGCGCGCACAACAGCATTTGCAGTACGCATGTAAAGCGTCGCCGAGATAGCAGAAATTAATATGGGTCCGCGCCCCTCGTTTGGCTATCAGCGTTGCTATAACTTCATTTGGAAGCGCTCTGGTCCAGTGGTGCTTGGTGCCTGGTGCTGCTCGGTCCTTTTGTAGCCGTTGGGTTGGCCCAGCTCCCGTTTCATTCTTTCGGTTAAACTGCATTTTTGCAGGCGCAGACTGCATGCATAACAACATGGCGGTCGCTCTGACCGGAAGTCCGACTTGTGCGGCGTTAAATTTATGCCAGAATGCGGCTTCACcgcgctgcagttgcagctccagctgcagatCCTTTTCATCCTGAAGCTGCCGTTTCCCCACATTGGTACAATGGGTTAAATGAGATGGACAAGCCGGGGGCAGCTTATATACCAGCCTTTCTTGTTTAAGCGCTACCTTCTCAAGTTAACTTTACAGCAATATCACTGCATGCATATCGTTTTCACCTTAttgaaaattgcttttaaggaatggtatataaatataaatctataaatgttgttgttgtggtctGAGCTAAgacaaaaacaagaataaaCGGAGCAGTTGAGTAACTTAACCATTAAGTTCTCGTACTAATTGAAGTGCAACGATTCATTTTACACAAACGCGCCATCTGGCGGCTGCTACATTATTGCTTAGAACTTAATGAATGGTAAAAATATAGACAAATCGTCactaaaatttttatttatattagaGGTATAAATTTACAATAGAAGCTTCGCAGTTTAATTatagaaatttatgaaaagcTAGAAGAGTTCGTCATTACAAATGTGTCCGATTGTCGTTTAAGGAAATATGAACTTTATTTTGACAGAGTTCTGCCCATTGTCGTCGCTCAGGCTGTTATCCttgctgttgatttttattttctcaatTAGGAAgctgtttttattattgttgtgcGCTGCGTACAGTTAAACAAACTAAACATGGAGCAaacacggccacgcccactggtAGAGAGGCGGGGGCGTGAGACACTTATTCATCAGGCGGAAGTTTGCCTGCGTCTCCcatcgctgttgttgttgttgttgcgcccgatgttgctgttgttgcataGCAGACTTGTTAGTTGTTCGTGGGTGTTTGCCGCCTCATGCAAATTGCATAAGTAACGAAAGCCTGGGAAAAAAACGCGGGCGAGGAGAGCAGGAAAAGATGGGCAAGGCGAAAAAGCagaaagtaaaaagtaaaaaccgACAAGGAAAATAGTGGCAAACAAAGTTGCTTGCGCCAAACTCCCCCGCACActcgtatatattttttgaatttatatttaactgtATTACAAGGCAGCGGGTCCCACGGCCCATCCACACACCCATTTACATTCCCAGCCAAAGCCAGCCAACGGAATCGGAAGTTATAGTTATGCCGCTCGCGCGGACGCATtctgtaaatatatttttgccaggaacaacagcaacaaaagtttatttaaaacttttgcggTTAAGCTTGTTACTTGCCAGCTACTTTTCCGAACGCCCTTCGCCCCGAAATGCTAACTCGTTTAGCTCAAGAGTTCCGCCCTAGAAAATATTCGAGCTGCACTTTTCCACAGCTTCCAGTTTCCACAGTGGGCGCCATAAACATTTTCGAGCAGCACGTGTAGCCCATCGGtggtcataaaaattatacagACTTTGGCTTTGACTTCGCCATTAATGTCAAGAGGTGTCCGACCCCGGGCGCTGCTCAATCTCGTCTTAATCAGCTGGCGGATTAACCAACTTTATGCAGCTGCTTAAATTTTCAACATTCTATTTGCTACCCTGGTGTTggcatcataaaaattttcaatttcatttgcctgGCACAAAGAACAGGTCCAGAGCTAGCAGGAAGAAGCCGGAGGCGGCGGATCCGGGGGCGAAATAGCAAGGAGCAGCGGCAAGTGCAGGATGCTGCTGGCATATCGATGACGGCCACCCCTTACCCGGAAATGGGGGATTCTCCTGCAGAATGGCCAGCAGTCCACCCCGACAGACCGGGCCAATAAAAGTGTCGAAGGCTGCCTGACAAAGCGCCGGCCTGCTTTGTATTTATGATGAGCCATCCGTGCCAAAGTCCCTCGTCGTGCCAATTCCGTGCCTCCTGCGGGTCACAAAGTTCCCTCCTGTCCGAGTCCCCGCCTGCGAAAGGAAACTGGCTTGCACTTCTAATCGGAGGTGTCGTCCAAAACGTCTGGCTATTGATGGCTAAAGTCGAACTGCGTATATCAGCTAAATTTACCTTGAAACTCAATAACAATTTGTGCCTCAAATAGGTCCCTCTTTGATCATAATTTAAAAGGTGTTGGGGATCAGCGATCCCTGAACTTCAATTAAGATTACTTCATGGTGAAGTACACTTGTATGATGATAATCATATGATATTCAAATTCGTTTCAATGTACACATAGGACATTCTTCTTGCATGTTTTTTAAAAGATTAGCAAGATAGCTCTTTGCTGTCCTTCCGGTCAGCTTCCTTTCGTAATCTGCGCTTCGCATCACTGATGTCCAAAGCATGTCCTGCAGTTAGAGTTCGTGCGGGTCACAGTGGGATGCCTGCCATGCGAATTGGGAACAGAGGAGTTCCTGCCTCGCCATTGATGGAATTCCAATAAATCCTCCTCTCAGCTGGCTCCTCTTTTCcccgagtgtgtgtgtgtgtgttttaacCGCTGCAGAAGCAGGAGCTCTTAGTGCCATATTTTTGTTGGGCATTTGAATTTTGAGCTCTGTGGGCTGGTGTCTCTCCTCGCCCGTCTCCATGGGAAATAAATTAtggcttaatttaatttgaggTGCCTGCCCGGTCACCGCCTGCAACTGTGGCGAAATCTGTCTGTGGTTGCTGGATTTATATGCATGTGAGTGCGGAGGCCTTAGATTAGTTGCCAATTCGCTTCGGTCCCTCCGTGATGCATGGCAGGGGGCGATTCCCAAAAAAATCTCCGTTTCCTTTGTCCAGGGATGCGAGGCAATCGGAGTCAGGGGAGTGGTTAGCAAAGCATGGAAAACCAAGGATTGGTTTAAATCAAGGTTTCTAACCAAATCTATACTTTCTTTCTACATTTGTAAATTTCcctttaaaaatttttaaaaaagatatattttacCTCACGGATCAGAATAGCAAGTAAACCTTTTTTGgtatttgaaattgtttcttTCCTGCAATATGATTTCTTTTAAGAAGTACAATAGTAAGCTCATAAGTTATaattcacaatttaattttatttttgcttcaAGCAATATCGCAATATAggtatttgcattatttttgttcCCGTTTAAGTGCCTAGAGCAACCTTGACAATACGATTGCCAGCATCGTCCACAGTCGTCCTGAGGGCAGTGGACATGGCTCTTTTTCTGGCCACATCCACAACGGCGTACTCCCCGACGATCTCCACCAGACGGGACAGACCATTGCTTAGTGAACAGGAGTTGTGATTTTCGATAACGGAAGACTCAAGGATATATCTCTTCAGTGCGGTGGCCAGCAtcttaaattgaatttatggtAAAGAAGGAAACATTGAAACAAAAGTGTAAAACCATCATACTGGCAAGTATTtacttttacatttaatttcctGATTTTACTGAAAGTGCATCAGGTCTTTAAGCAAAAGTACTTACCCTCATGTACTCGGGATCGATGCCATTCTTCAGATGTGTGGGAAGATTCTCATCCAAGGCCAAGCGGAAGGCTAGATTGCAATCCAGTGTTTGGACCAGCCTTGACATCAGCTTCATCATTGCCATGGCATGCCCGTGCAGCTTGCTTAGGTTAATCTTTCCGTCTTTCCTGAAGAAGTTTATGAGATCCTCGTTGCTCGTAAGGAATCTAGGTCGCTCAAATGAGAGGTGAGCTAGTAAATCAAATCATTATAGCATACCTGTAGAAATTATCCTTGCCAAATCGGCGCTGAAATGGCTCAATTAAACGCCAGGCATTTCGCAAGGCAGCCTTCTCCACCATTGTGAACTCATTTTCATCAACTTTGTAGCTCAAATCTCGATCTGGTAGCGGTTTTGGGTAAACCGGAAAATTCGCACGGCGAAGCCGATCCTCATCACTTCCGTCCGACTGATTGGTTTGGCTTATGCGGCTTATGTGGGTTAGTTCGCTGATTTGGCTCATTTCCTTGGACTTTTCAGCGGGTGCCCCCGTTACTTAGTTTCTACATATGGACTTTGGGCCTTTCAGACTAATTCTGATAAGCGTAACAATGCTTACTGCGAGCAAATAAccgttaaatttaaaatattatcaaatccgctaaaaaaaactaatatcTATTTAACGATAATTAGttagtaaaatataaatgtctCATTTTCCTGCTACTTTCGATGTTAACTTTCAATTCGATTCATGAACAGTGTGCAACTACAAGTTTCTTCAGTGTTTTCAACTCTGTTTTGTTGGAGTCAAATAATTAATGTGGTGCTTGTTTAAAAATACGTAAGCGTAGTAGCAGCAAAGTAATTCGAAAATAAAGATATGAAAGCGAAAGTTGGAAGTTGCAAGttgagcagcggcagcaacaaacaaacaagcaaacaacgCATCAACGCAAACAGCATGAAAAGCGCGTGGGgtaaaaaagtttttcgggCGAAATTTTCTCATTAAGCGCAATGCAGTTTGCCACTCCCTACGCCGCTTACCCCCTATACTTCCCCTTAGTCCTGCTGGCTAACCGGAAATGCATCAGTGTCAGTTTCGCTGGCTGCGCAATTTCGTTAAGAAGTGCGCAAAGTTGTTAAATTTTACGATTTAATTGcgaaactattaaaaattacGTCGCCTTTCGCTGGGCGCGAGTTGCAGTCGCTGTCGTCgttggagttgctgctgcagctgcggatgttgctgctgctgctgctgctgccacaagCAGCAATGCCGCAAAGTTTTAAGTATCAAAATGGAGCTTAATGGTGCCCCATATTtacagtgaaaaaaataaaagagtaGCAAAATTTATAGTGTTTAgacttattttaatttaataactaGCTAAAAGTAATTATTCTTGCATATTGaacatatataaaacataatataaattgGTATGTTGGTGAAGTCGGTAAGAGCGAATACTTaagaacaaaatatatataatatataatatagaaTTGAATATAAAAGGTAGTAACACCTTCAACATATACTAAATTTGTTCAATCTGCAACTGGCTAGAAatgttttcagtgcacttgAGCAGTGACAGACATGGCAGCGTATCTTCTTGGGCACATTGGCGAAATATGCTGCCTACGAAGCTGCCTCTTCCCAAGCCACACCACTCCGCGTCAATTTTTCCGCACTTTGTGACCCTCGTAAATATAATTTGAGCAAAGAGTTTATTAAAGTTGCAATTGATAGGGGGTAGTACTTGGAGCCCCTGCCAGCCGCTCGCGTAATAAAATGACAGAATGAAATGGTTAAATTAATGTGCAGCGTAATCAACGTACGCCTGCTAACAGGGACATGATGAAAAAGTTGAAATCTCTGGGCCGACGTCCAAGacaaattaacttaattactCCAAACTGACTGCGAGGCTGGCgaatgccacgcccctcagAACTCACAACTCACCCGCAGCAACCAGCAAAGGTGAAAGTTTCACATGGCACTCAAGGAATGGGAGCCTGCCAAcggggaaatgggaatgaaATTATACAAATGATTTAAGCAGAATATTTCTGTAAATTTGTTGCATGTTCCTACTAATTTTATTGCAGGCGCATTTTGCACTCAAGTTGTTTGTGCTTGAGAACGAAAGTTTCCCTTTGATAAGATAAGGTAAGGCGAACGTCAACTGAGCCTTGGTTTCTCATCTACTTGGagtcaaatttaattactcaAGCTTTTATACCATAAGATATGA
Protein-coding sequences here:
- the LOC6726979 gene encoding uncharacterized protein LOC6726979; translation: MNSLPILQSVDQNLSCKAAGISNISKAAEISKIENTKPKDKKLAQPKHLKFAFTEPGPKKVFHCMEQSVLQSEDCWSAEEVLEESDEKSNLELEDIYDEVFRLKRRVNQLNYELGTNIQECPNIHPCQDDHIYLMNVDGVHPDILQLKFASHKLEHQLTQMQSVRRTSNLAKKLVRDDYCRSRKLGDQLQIEIQKLDSFKLKFEKHQGLCLQRFRFLEQDKYTGREFNKYIEKSNEMKRTQLKKQVLKSEYKPFRKEASRVTISLKKAAENLQDYLTSVINNKKCEIFQIAKNSCVSIRSDF
- the LOC6726980 gene encoding Golgi-associated plant pathogenesis-related protein 1 isoform X2, yielding MFLLVLVIADLQKDHLNEHNRLREKHGSPPLILDDALSQGCEEYAKVLAANERLEHSSSAGQKYGENLCMRSQDPLQCVQDWYDEIADYDFDKPQFGMSTGHFTALVWKNAKKMGFGQAKDKKGYYWVVARYYPPVNVNGQFEENVLPPNKGEGDENGQGNFNSFQVDNIPIIVMLWLCWQFAN
- the LOC6726980 gene encoding Golgi-associated plant pathogenesis-related protein 1 isoform X1 — protein: MFLVNVLIVLLVLVIADLQKDHLNEHNRLREKHGSPPLILDDALSQGCEEYAKVLAANERLEHSSSAGQKYGENLCMRSQDPLQCVQDWYDEIADYDFDKPQFGMSTGHFTALVWKNAKKMGFGQAKDKKGYYWVVARYYPPVNVNGQFEENVLPPNKGEGDENGQGNFNSFQVDNIPIIVMLWLCWQFAN
- the LOC6726981 gene encoding uncharacterized protein LOC6726981, coding for MSQISELTHISRISQTNQSDGSDEDRLRRANFPVYPKPLPDRDLSYKVDENEFTMVEKAALRNAWRLIEPFQRRFGKDNFYRFLTSNEDLINFFRKDGKINLSKLHGHAMAMMKLMSRLVQTLDCNLAFRLALDENLPTHLKNGIDPEYMRMLATALKRYILESSVIENHNSCSLSNGLSRLVEIVGEYAVVDVARKRAMSTALRTTVDDAGNRIVKVALGT